A stretch of bacterium DNA encodes these proteins:
- a CDS encoding GNAT family N-acetyltransferase, which produces MVILQTNAFTIRTVEKDDFPAILKVYKQSEDFLALGPMPNASIEMVLKDIKHSKEEKGEYCGIWDLKGNLMGIVDFIPILEDKESSFLSLIMISTDYRDKGLGGKVVQALESHLTQKYLVKGILSAVQTNNRKAIRFWKRCGYIVETIPEKRHDETVIFKMKKAL; this is translated from the coding sequence ATGGTAATACTGCAAACTAACGCATTCACCATTAGGACGGTTGAAAAAGATGATTTCCCTGCTATTTTAAAAGTATACAAGCAATCAGAAGACTTTCTGGCTTTGGGACCCATGCCAAACGCTTCGATTGAGATGGTTCTTAAAGATATCAAACATTCAAAAGAAGAAAAAGGGGAATACTGCGGGATATGGGATCTGAAAGGTAATCTCATGGGAATAGTCGATTTTATTCCTATATTGGAGGATAAGGAATCAAGCTTTCTGTCCCTGATCATGATCTCAACTGATTATCGCGACAAAGGTCTGGGTGGCAAGGTCGTTCAAGCTTTAGAAAGCCATTTAACACAGAAGTACTTGGTTAAAGGAATATTATCAGCAGTCCAAACCAATAACAGGAAAGCTATACGTTTTTGGAAGAGATGTGGATATATTGTAGAGACAATCCCTGAAAAAAGACATGATGAAACCGTGATTTTCAAAATGAAAAAAGCGCTTTGA